A single region of the Triticum dicoccoides isolate Atlit2015 ecotype Zavitan chromosome 2B, WEW_v2.0, whole genome shotgun sequence genome encodes:
- the LOC119367330 gene encoding zinc finger CCCH domain-containing protein 10-like — MELDMYNMVVQADGSVTYQLTDPTTWGAWAHDGHRLWASMSEDFWLYEYKVRRCPQPYSHDWTACPYAHKGERARRRDPRRFNYVAVSCPEYRANAHAHAQLGLAAAGHPPPTCARGLRCRYAHGVFELWLHPSRFRTRKCEAGTRCQRRICFFAHFTHELRGEDPVAAFAATAVPPSTLAMLRTPPRIFQRTPSTPVTRPQVVSTPQLFDDLTLQATPNRLRMLSLYSAITGDDVFSSPVATASAVATAATTMPTLRAPLPANEDGHEEDSKSVHYADDEDSLLNDYPHRDLIMDFMR; from the coding sequence ATGGAACTGGACATGTATAACATGGTGGTGCAGGCGGACGGCAGCGTCACATACCAGCTGACCGACCCAACAACGTGGGGCGCGTGGGCACACGATGGGCATCGGCTGTGGGCGTCCATGTCGGAGGATTTCTGGCTGTACGAGTACAAGGTGCGACGGTGCCCGCAGCCGTACAGTCATGACTGGACGGCGTGCCCCTATGCGCACAAGGGcgagcgtgctcgccgccgtgacCCGCGCCGCTTCAACTACGTCGCCGTCTCCTGCCCGGAGTATCGCGCCAATGCGCACGCGCACGCGCAGCTCGGGCTCGCCGCCGCCGGTCACCCGCCGCCGACCTGCGCGCGCGGGCTCAGGTGCCGCtacgcgcacggcgtcttcgagttGTGGCTGCACCCGTCCCGGTTCCGCACGCGCAAGTGCGAGGCAGGCACGCGCTGCCAACGTCGGATCTGCTTCTTCGCGCACTTCACCCACGAGCTCAGGGGCGAGGACCCGGTCGCCGCCTTCGCTGCCACCGCAGTGCCGCCTTCGACCTTGGCCATGCTGCGGACGCCGCCCCGCATCTTCCAACGCACTCCATCCACTCCTGTGACGCGTCCGCAGGTTGTTTCAACTCCACAGCTGTTCGATGACCTCACCCTACAGGCCACTCCAAACAGGCTTCGCATGCTGAGCCTATACTCTGCCATCACCGGGGACGATGTTTTCTCCTCCCCCGTCGccaccgcctccgccgtcgccactGCTGCCACCACCATGCCGACCCTCAGGGCGCCCTTACCGGCAAACGAGGACGGGCATGAGGAGGACTCTAAATCCGTGCACTACGCGGATGACGAAGACTCCCTGCTGAACGACTACCCGCACCGAGATCTCATCATGGACTTTATGCGCTAG